From one Synechocystis sp. PCC 6803 substr. PCC-P genomic stretch:
- the ilvN gene encoding acetolactate synthase small subunit — translation MKHTLSVLVEDEAGVLTRIAGLFARRGFNIESLAVGSAEQGDVSRITMVVPGDENTIEQLTKQLYKLVNVIKVQDITETPCVERELMLVKVSANAPNRAEVIELAQVFRARIVDISEDTVTIEVVGDPGKMVAILQMLAKFGIKEVARTGKIALVRESGVNTEYLKSLESKF, via the coding sequence ATGAAACACACCCTCTCTGTTTTAGTTGAAGATGAAGCCGGAGTGCTAACCCGCATTGCCGGACTATTTGCCCGCCGTGGTTTTAACATTGAGAGCTTGGCGGTGGGGTCGGCGGAACAGGGGGACGTTTCCCGCATCACCATGGTGGTGCCGGGGGATGAGAACACCATCGAACAACTGACCAAGCAACTCTACAAGTTGGTTAACGTAATTAAAGTACAGGACATCACCGAAACTCCCTGTGTGGAAAGGGAATTGATGCTGGTGAAGGTGAGCGCCAATGCCCCTAACCGAGCGGAAGTGATTGAGCTAGCCCAGGTATTCCGGGCCCGCATTGTGGATATCTCCGAAGACACCGTCACCATCGAAGTGGTGGGGGACCCGGGTAAAATGGTAGCAATCCTCCAGATGTTGGCCAAGTTCGGCATTAAAGAGGTGGCTCGAACGGGCAAAATTGCTTTGGTGCGGGAATCCGGCGTCAATACGGAATATCTGAAATCCCTGGAATCCAAGTTTTAG
- a CDS encoding HEAT repeat domain-containing protein: MPEGIYSACDPKFLAIAPNSCFLPTLLATTMVHSSSLSGTANNHHGQENNQESSPNVPDWATVCQQLLYRALPCTSVQTQPEWVVKKAGRIPRSLKVIASGSTGGHNAPASYGPLEFLDSLLTPIAEGGEKSRYLAIVGEAGSGKTIFLQHFAQGLWQRHQEGQAHCLPIWLNPSRFKHRSIKDYLFGPWLQEAMALEEEIPPATWRDSLLLGLQTGQFWLVLDGIDYTFTDPSQMSGAQGSLTWLKDSLAEVPTTPVLLSCRPDTRRNDPRGLAGFTRYQIEPLVYPDNVEIAIEDYFSADRPGQPENPGKPNALANALKEALANPSVRYLRPYLLRPRRLMLCCRFWADQPRDFPVSSGALYNKLVKAFYLWQSEWAPTKPGQQDELAQLLGQLAKQMLGENRADHRPLAPVEVEKIFGKDSPLLRSALQLGWLIPKTAVRKGVWERGYGFADDTFRDYFAALAIADWHFFLDIYRHQYRIFDPEWQRVLAFWWGREDISLVNKQAFLQAMLEFDDRCSPENFYGLRALECAALALRECPDLAQADEIVARLLAQGLPPMAGNGGQQKWVTALLTETHRAPVLQALLKILQTTEDDRIYGQCCQWLGQWGQGFPQAIEVLEQQLALHEQSSLRFAIASALILIDPNSSPGVATFLAALRPGQKDYSLALQTLAHCAVGNLPVIKALLDFLSPKLSVLHHRQVLQCLEVVGKNHSLVIAGLLQKLRLYPPGAFLCQTAESLEKIDPGNPTALVVLQRHIQADQPLPLRKQAIYSLGEVEVPSPTVVAGLADLLMAEEDVFVRWLIVSSLAKIGQGDPSAIATLTTLVEKAVAQPRTEEGDWLLNETIQALLKVDPQNVGILSSLVYLLENTETSEHLQTWAEILGRIDPGNPIAINTLLRLLRNKEDPYGQRQAAASLATIDPGNLSALMALINLLQNGDNESIRLAAAQDLALVGKNNPAVLAALIRVVGTDTEAEILRGVVKTLAQIGSNNREVTQALVGLLLENPEDRVRQDGTQALIKIVPRKLLPTVVYQLRELCARPQGENLADHWQIFWYCARQMTYADFYQAWHQTPLAVSGTSIPGKSSKQRSFFRYSLAQTLQGESDPLNGCRIIWIDTSQFLNLDNPSVDIYDQMLDQDCPEFDGAIPDNLSKLRFYWHQLQRKQGHPLLLLFEQLSPSPLDLEQLWQQLGTFHGPIAILGVTPAPKTVVLPYFQLRESQTTAADIVAWLQNCLTSP, from the coding sequence ATGCCAGAGGGAATTTATTCTGCCTGTGACCCAAAATTCCTGGCGATCGCCCCCAATTCCTGCTTCCTCCCCACCTTGTTGGCAACTACCATGGTCCACTCCTCCAGCCTTTCAGGGACAGCGAACAATCACCACGGTCAAGAAAATAACCAGGAAAGTTCCCCGAATGTCCCCGACTGGGCCACGGTATGTCAACAGTTGCTCTACCGGGCTCTCCCCTGCACCTCAGTGCAAACTCAGCCGGAATGGGTTGTGAAAAAAGCCGGTCGCATTCCCCGTTCCCTTAAGGTTATTGCCAGCGGATCTACCGGCGGCCACAACGCCCCGGCTAGCTATGGCCCCCTGGAATTTTTGGACAGTTTATTAACTCCCATCGCCGAGGGAGGGGAAAAAAGCCGTTACCTGGCGATCGTGGGGGAAGCGGGATCTGGGAAAACAATTTTTTTGCAACATTTTGCCCAGGGGCTCTGGCAACGCCACCAAGAAGGCCAGGCCCATTGCTTACCCATCTGGCTTAACCCCTCTCGTTTTAAACACCGGAGCATCAAAGACTATCTATTTGGTCCTTGGTTACAAGAAGCCATGGCCCTCGAAGAAGAAATTCCCCCGGCAACTTGGCGGGATAGTTTACTGCTGGGACTCCAGACGGGGCAGTTTTGGTTAGTGTTAGACGGCATTGATTACACCTTTACCGACCCAAGCCAGATGTCCGGGGCCCAAGGCAGCCTTACCTGGCTCAAGGATAGTTTGGCGGAAGTGCCCACCACTCCGGTGCTGTTGAGTTGTCGTCCGGACACCAGGCGCAACGATCCCCGGGGACTGGCCGGTTTTACCCGTTATCAAATCGAGCCACTGGTCTATCCTGATAACGTGGAAATCGCCATTGAAGATTATTTCAGCGCCGATCGCCCGGGTCAACCGGAAAACCCCGGTAAGCCCAATGCCCTAGCCAATGCTTTGAAAGAGGCCCTGGCCAATCCCTCGGTGAGGTATTTACGTCCCTATCTCCTCCGTCCCCGGCGCTTAATGCTGTGCTGTCGCTTTTGGGCAGATCAACCGAGGGACTTTCCCGTCAGCAGTGGAGCTCTGTATAACAAATTAGTTAAGGCTTTTTATCTGTGGCAGAGTGAATGGGCCCCTACCAAACCAGGACAGCAGGATGAGTTGGCCCAGCTTTTGGGTCAATTAGCTAAACAAATGCTGGGGGAAAACCGAGCTGACCATCGGCCCCTGGCCCCGGTGGAAGTGGAAAAAATTTTTGGCAAAGATTCCCCCCTGTTGCGTTCGGCTTTGCAATTGGGCTGGTTAATTCCCAAGACTGCTGTGCGCAAAGGCGTTTGGGAAAGGGGCTATGGCTTTGCCGACGACACTTTTCGGGATTATTTTGCCGCCCTGGCGATCGCCGATTGGCACTTTTTCCTAGATATTTATCGGCATCAGTATCGTATTTTCGATCCAGAGTGGCAGAGGGTATTGGCCTTTTGGTGGGGAAGGGAAGATATCAGCTTAGTCAATAAACAAGCCTTTCTCCAGGCAATGTTGGAGTTTGACGACCGTTGTAGCCCGGAAAATTTTTACGGACTCAGGGCTTTGGAGTGTGCGGCCCTGGCCCTAAGGGAATGTCCCGACCTTGCCCAGGCCGATGAAATTGTGGCCAGATTATTAGCCCAGGGATTGCCGCCCATGGCAGGTAATGGGGGTCAACAAAAATGGGTGACGGCGCTTTTGACTGAAACCCACCGCGCGCCAGTGCTCCAAGCCCTGCTCAAAATTCTACAAACCACCGAAGATGACCGGATATATGGTCAATGCTGCCAATGGCTGGGACAGTGGGGGCAGGGATTTCCCCAGGCGATCGAAGTTTTAGAGCAACAGTTAGCCCTCCATGAACAATCTAGTTTGCGCTTTGCCATTGCCTCCGCACTGATTTTAATTGATCCCAATAGTTCCCCCGGGGTAGCTACTTTCTTGGCGGCATTGCGCCCTGGCCAAAAAGATTACAGCCTAGCCCTCCAGACCTTAGCCCATTGTGCCGTGGGCAACTTGCCGGTGATTAAAGCTCTGCTGGATTTTCTTTCTCCCAAATTATCGGTTCTGCACCATCGTCAGGTGTTGCAATGTTTGGAAGTGGTGGGCAAAAACCACAGCCTGGTCATTGCCGGCCTGCTGCAAAAACTAAGGCTTTATCCCCCTGGGGCTTTTCTCTGCCAGACAGCCGAAAGTCTAGAAAAAATTGACCCCGGCAACCCCACTGCTCTGGTCGTTCTCCAAAGGCATATCCAAGCAGATCAACCCCTACCGTTGCGAAAACAAGCCATCTATAGTCTGGGGGAAGTGGAAGTGCCGTCGCCCACCGTCGTAGCTGGCTTAGCTGACCTATTGATGGCGGAGGAGGATGTTTTTGTCCGTTGGTTAATTGTCAGTAGTCTGGCCAAAATTGGCCAGGGAGACCCCTCGGCGATCGCCACCCTAACTACCCTAGTGGAAAAAGCCGTGGCCCAACCCCGCACGGAAGAAGGGGACTGGTTGCTCAATGAAACTATCCAAGCTCTGCTAAAAGTCGATCCCCAGAACGTCGGCATTTTGTCTTCCCTGGTATATTTGTTGGAAAACACCGAAACCAGCGAGCATCTCCAAACTTGGGCCGAAATTTTAGGCCGCATTGATCCAGGTAATCCCATCGCCATTAATACTCTCCTACGTCTATTGCGTAACAAGGAGGATCCCTATGGCCAACGACAGGCCGCCGCCAGTCTAGCCACCATTGATCCAGGTAACCTTTCTGCCCTCATGGCCCTGATCAATCTCCTGCAAAATGGCGACAACGAAAGTATCCGCCTAGCGGCCGCCCAAGATTTAGCCCTGGTGGGAAAAAATAATCCTGCTGTGTTGGCGGCCCTAATCCGTGTGGTTGGCACCGATACTGAGGCAGAAATACTCCGGGGTGTGGTGAAAACCTTGGCCCAAATCGGCTCTAACAATCGGGAAGTGACCCAAGCCCTGGTGGGATTACTGCTGGAAAATCCTGAAGATCGGGTCCGTCAGGATGGAACCCAGGCTTTGATCAAAATTGTGCCCCGTAAGTTATTACCCACGGTGGTTTATCAGTTGCGGGAGCTATGTGCCCGGCCCCAAGGGGAAAACTTGGCAGACCATTGGCAAATTTTTTGGTACTGTGCCCGACAAATGACCTATGCTGACTTTTATCAAGCATGGCATCAAACTCCCCTGGCGGTGTCCGGCACCAGTATTCCTGGGAAAAGTTCTAAACAAAGATCCTTTTTCCGATACTCCCTGGCCCAAACTTTACAGGGGGAAAGTGATCCCCTCAATGGTTGTCGGATAATTTGGATTGATACTAGTCAATTTTTGAACTTGGATAATCCCAGTGTGGATATCTACGACCAAATGCTTGACCAAGATTGTCCTGAATTTGACGGAGCTATCCCTGATAATTTATCTAAACTGCGGTTCTACTGGCATCAACTACAACGGAAGCAAGGTCATCCCCTTCTGCTGTTGTTCGAACAGTTGAGTCCCTCCCCCCTAGACCTGGAACAACTTTGGCAGCAGTTGGGCACTTTCCATGGCCCGATCGCCATTTTGGGGGTGACGCCGGCCCCGAAAACTGTGGTGTTGCCCTATTTTCAGTTGCGGGAATCCCAAACTACGGCGGCGGACATTGTCGCTTGGTTGCAAAATTGTCTCACCTCCCCTTGA
- a CDS encoding DUF3285 domain-containing protein, whose protein sequence is MSDLPTPEAPEMTNPAPAEPPPTYVKLAMRNMVRKKGKSLTHFFLSASALLGVLVGISYLTR, encoded by the coding sequence ATGAGTGATTTACCCACCCCGGAAGCGCCGGAAATGACCAATCCTGCCCCAGCGGAACCCCCACCGACCTACGTTAAGTTGGCTATGCGTAATATGGTGCGCAAAAAGGGCAAATCCCTAACCCATTTTTTTCTGTCCGCCAGTGCCCTCCTCGGAGTGCTGGTGGGGATTTCCTACCTAACCCGCTAA
- a CDS encoding glutathione S-transferase family protein, translating into MIKLYGAPQSRASIIQWYLEELSLPYEFVNVNLKEGEHRQAPYLAINPFGKVPAIADGNFHLWESGAILLYLAEKASTIPADAQARALVNQWILFANSTLANGLFIEAVREKEMPRLLQSLEKILGRSPFILGEKFSVVDVAVGSILAYVPIMLKLNFDDYPAVAAYVQGLVQRPAFQASIGAR; encoded by the coding sequence ATGATCAAACTATACGGTGCCCCCCAAAGTCGAGCCTCCATCATTCAGTGGTACTTAGAAGAATTATCCCTGCCCTACGAATTCGTCAACGTTAACCTCAAGGAAGGGGAACATCGCCAAGCTCCCTATTTAGCCATTAATCCCTTTGGTAAGGTGCCGGCGATCGCCGATGGGAACTTTCATCTCTGGGAATCCGGTGCAATTTTGCTTTACTTAGCGGAAAAAGCTAGCACCATTCCCGCCGATGCCCAGGCCAGAGCTCTAGTTAACCAGTGGATTTTATTTGCCAATTCCACCCTGGCCAATGGTTTATTTATTGAAGCAGTGCGGGAAAAGGAAATGCCCCGACTGTTGCAATCTTTGGAGAAAATTTTAGGGCGATCGCCATTTATCCTCGGAGAAAAATTTTCGGTGGTGGATGTGGCCGTCGGTTCAATTTTGGCCTATGTCCCCATCATGCTCAAACTTAATTTTGACGACTATCCTGCGGTGGCGGCCTACGTCCAGGGCCTAGTGCAACGACCGGCTTTCCAAGCTTCCATCGGTGCCCGCTGA
- the chlG gene encoding chlorophyll synthase ChlG — translation MSDTQNTGQNQAKARQLLGMKGAAPGESSIWKIRLQLMKPITWIPLIWGVVCGAASSGGYIWSVEDFLKALTCMLLSGPLMTGYTQTLNDFYDRDIDAINEPYRPIPSGAISVPQVVTQILILLVAGIGVAYGLDVWAQHDFPIMMVLTLGGAFVAYIYSAPPLKLKQNGWLGNYALGASYIALPWWAGHALFGTLNPTIMVLTLIYSLAGLGIAVVNDFKSVEGDRQLGLKSLPVMFGIGTAAWICVIMIDVFQAGIAGYLIYVHQQLYATIVLLLLIPQITFQDMYFLRNPLENDVKYQASAQPFLVFGMLATGLALGHAGI, via the coding sequence ATGTCTGACACACAAAATACCGGCCAAAACCAAGCCAAGGCTCGGCAGTTACTGGGCATGAAGGGGGCCGCCCCGGGGGAAAGTTCCATTTGGAAAATTCGTCTTCAGTTGATGAAGCCCATCACTTGGATTCCCCTGATCTGGGGGGTGGTCTGTGGGGCCGCTTCTTCCGGGGGCTACATCTGGTCAGTGGAGGATTTCCTTAAAGCCCTCACCTGTATGTTGTTGTCCGGCCCGTTAATGACCGGTTATACCCAAACCCTCAATGATTTTTACGACCGGGACATCGACGCCATCAATGAACCCTACCGACCTATTCCTTCCGGGGCCATTTCCGTGCCCCAGGTGGTGACCCAAATTTTAATTCTGTTGGTGGCTGGTATTGGCGTTGCCTACGGCTTGGACGTGTGGGCCCAGCACGATTTTCCCATTATGATGGTGCTCACCTTGGGGGGAGCCTTTGTTGCTTATATTTACTCTGCACCACCGTTGAAGCTAAAACAAAATGGCTGGTTGGGTAACTATGCTCTGGGGGCTAGCTACATTGCCCTACCGTGGTGGGCGGGCCATGCTCTGTTTGGCACCCTCAATCCCACCATTATGGTCTTGACCCTAATTTATAGCTTGGCTGGTTTGGGCATTGCGGTGGTTAACGATTTCAAAAGTGTGGAAGGCGATCGCCAATTGGGGCTCAAGTCCTTGCCGGTGATGTTTGGTATCGGGACAGCAGCTTGGATCTGCGTGATCATGATCGACGTTTTCCAAGCGGGTATTGCGGGATACCTGATTTATGTTCACCAACAGCTTTATGCCACCATTGTGTTGCTATTGCTCATTCCCCAGATAACTTTTCAGGATATGTATTTTCTCCGTAATCCCCTGGAAAATGATGTCAAATACCAAGCCAGTGCCCAGCCATTTCTAGTTTTTGGTATGTTAGCCACCGGTCTGGCCCTAGGCCATGCGGGGATTTGA
- a CDS encoding AI-2E family transporter, with amino-acid sequence MTEPANNHPSPPPQNWLFKWWNSLNAITRLLVLVLGAPLMVLNARALSSIFGYFESLFVISLIASVIAFLLNYPVAWLEKQGAKRFVAASFVFLTALIIFTALGVTLIPLALSQAQQLVARLPDWLDSGQKQLVLLDQKAEILGWPVNFDGLIPQINSRLAAELQNLAGSTLNLALSLTVFTVVRLLDVLLTIILTFYLLLHTDDVWQSIIGWLPERFQKPFSDTLRRSFQNYFLGQLVSATCMALGLISGFLLLKVPFGLLFGLTVGVMALIPFGGSVGIVLVTFLVALRDIGMALQLLAVALVIQQIVENGIAPRVLGSVTGLNPFWVLISLLTGARIGGLLGVIVAVPSAVMIKEALGAIRSMKPLVPAPDHNQDPLYFKNQEEVQPLPPRP; translated from the coding sequence ATGACAGAACCAGCCAACAATCATCCCAGTCCCCCGCCGCAAAATTGGTTGTTCAAATGGTGGAATTCCCTCAATGCCATCACCCGCCTATTAGTGTTAGTACTGGGGGCCCCGTTAATGGTGCTCAATGCCAGGGCCCTGTCCTCGATTTTTGGTTATTTTGAATCCCTTTTTGTTATTAGCCTCATTGCCTCCGTCATCGCCTTTTTACTCAACTACCCGGTGGCCTGGCTAGAAAAACAAGGGGCTAAACGTTTTGTGGCGGCTAGTTTTGTTTTCCTCACCGCCCTGATTATTTTCACCGCCCTGGGGGTAACCCTCATTCCCCTCGCCCTATCCCAAGCCCAACAACTGGTGGCCCGCCTACCGGATTGGCTCGATTCGGGGCAGAAACAATTGGTATTGTTGGATCAAAAGGCAGAGATTCTTGGTTGGCCGGTCAATTTTGATGGTCTTATTCCCCAAATTAACAGCCGCCTAGCGGCCGAATTACAAAACTTGGCTGGCAGCACCCTCAACCTCGCCCTAAGCTTGACCGTCTTCACCGTAGTGCGTTTGCTGGACGTACTGTTGACGATAATTTTGACCTTTTATCTCCTCCTCCACACCGACGATGTTTGGCAAAGCATCATAGGTTGGTTGCCAGAGCGTTTCCAAAAACCTTTTTCTGATACTCTACGCCGCAGTTTCCAAAACTATTTCCTCGGCCAATTGGTGTCCGCCACCTGCATGGCCCTGGGGCTGATTTCTGGCTTTTTACTGCTCAAAGTTCCCTTTGGCTTACTTTTTGGCCTCACGGTGGGAGTAATGGCCCTAATTCCTTTTGGTGGGTCGGTGGGCATTGTGCTGGTTACTTTTTTGGTAGCTCTGCGGGACATTGGCATGGCGTTGCAACTGCTGGCGGTGGCTCTAGTGATCCAGCAAATTGTTGAAAATGGCATTGCCCCCAGGGTACTGGGCAGTGTGACAGGATTAAATCCCTTTTGGGTCTTGATTTCCCTGTTAACCGGGGCCAGAATCGGCGGACTACTGGGGGTAATAGTGGCTGTGCCTTCGGCTGTGATGATTAAGGAGGCCCTGGGAGCAATCCGCAGCATGAAGCCCTTGGTGCCAGCCCCAGACCATAATCAAGACCCTTTGTACTTTAAAAACCAGGAAGAAGTGCAACCACTGCCCCCCCGGCCTTAG
- the ybeY gene encoding rRNA maturation RNase YbeY, translated as MAPTSVNKIAVELSLQTDLTGSAMASSGVEELLTNPWQGWCQRWLEYLADCLPPASSYELTLLFTGDRRIQELNRKFRHQDKPTDVLAFAALEGDFPLIESEETEEPLYLGDIVISLERADHQARERGHSAKLEVVWLTAHGLLHLLGWDHPDEASLTTMLSEQSHLLTLIGQNPPLFT; from the coding sequence ATGGCCCCTACCTCTGTTAACAAGATTGCGGTGGAATTAAGCTTACAAACTGATTTGACTGGTTCCGCCATGGCGAGTTCAGGGGTGGAAGAGTTACTAACCAATCCCTGGCAAGGGTGGTGTCAACGCTGGCTGGAATACCTGGCAGATTGTCTTCCCCCCGCCTCCAGCTACGAACTCACCTTACTATTCACCGGCGATCGCCGTATCCAAGAGTTAAATCGTAAATTTCGCCACCAGGATAAGCCCACCGACGTGTTGGCTTTTGCGGCCTTAGAAGGAGATTTTCCCTTAATAGAATCTGAAGAAACGGAGGAACCCCTTTATTTGGGTGATATAGTGATCTCCCTAGAACGGGCTGACCATCAGGCTAGGGAACGGGGCCATAGTGCAAAATTAGAAGTCGTGTGGTTAACGGCCCACGGCCTACTCCATCTCCTCGGTTGGGATCACCCCGACGAAGCCTCCCTCACCACCATGTTGTCCGAACAATCCCATCTATTAACTTTAATCGGCCAAAATCCTCCCCTATTCACCTAA
- a CDS encoding diacylglycerol kinase, which yields MKSVYPMSSPSSAVFADQGLSGKANQTQPPPPLGLVVPASKPGAKKPLRKNAWQVAPNLLVSFRYAWAGVSYAFATQRNFRIHTFTGVAVITAASLLHLEAIAVAVLALTSCLVMILELLNTALESVVDLTVGQSYHELAKIAKDCAAGAVLLAAIAAVIVGGCLLLPPLLSLMV from the coding sequence ATGAAATCGGTATATCCCATGTCTTCCCCATCCTCGGCGGTTTTTGCTGATCAGGGTTTATCCGGCAAGGCTAATCAGACCCAGCCCCCTCCTCCCCTGGGTCTGGTGGTACCTGCCTCCAAGCCCGGTGCTAAAAAGCCGTTGAGAAAAAATGCCTGGCAGGTGGCCCCCAATCTCTTGGTAAGTTTTCGTTACGCCTGGGCCGGAGTTAGTTATGCCTTTGCCACCCAGCGGAATTTTCGTATCCATACCTTCACAGGGGTAGCGGTCATCACAGCGGCCTCTCTGTTGCATTTAGAGGCGATCGCCGTGGCGGTGCTGGCCCTGACTTCCTGCCTAGTAATGATTTTGGAGTTGTTAAATACAGCCCTGGAATCGGTGGTGGATTTAACGGTGGGGCAGTCCTACCATGAGCTAGCTAAAATTGCCAAAGACTGTGCGGCCGGAGCAGTATTATTAGCGGCGATCGCCGCAGTGATAGTGGGGGGCTGTTTATTATTACCACCACTGCTATCCTTGATGGTCTAA
- a CDS encoding amino acid ABC transporter substrate-binding protein codes for MLLKSAFTWLALTFTTGLVAIAPVQAETVLERVARTGELRAGTRTDAVPFGFEMANGEMEGYGVDLMALIALKLAEEMGKTITVDLDRVDLQSRFEAIASGELDIVCEATTITQDRLELVDFSAPFFISGAKFLMKQGSVEGFNINGTLEGIPIAYIQNTTTFDIIPKIYPLAQWVPVQDREEGIAKLDGGQVKAVVSDGILLVGELLKQGKNPAEYALGPYQPITTELYACILPQGDGDWKRFVDEVISSTENHDLLQEWFNIDQTNVVRVDPL; via the coding sequence ATGTTGCTCAAAAGTGCTTTTACTTGGTTGGCTTTGACCTTTACCACTGGCCTGGTGGCGATCGCCCCGGTCCAGGCGGAAACTGTGTTGGAGAGGGTGGCCCGCACGGGGGAATTACGGGCTGGAACCCGCACCGATGCTGTCCCGTTTGGTTTTGAGATGGCCAATGGGGAAATGGAGGGTTATGGGGTTGATTTAATGGCCTTAATTGCCTTGAAGTTGGCAGAAGAGATGGGTAAGACCATTACGGTTGATTTAGATAGGGTTGACCTCCAGAGTCGTTTTGAGGCGATCGCCAGTGGGGAATTGGATATAGTTTGTGAAGCCACCACCATTACCCAAGATCGGTTGGAATTAGTGGATTTTTCAGCTCCATTCTTTATTTCCGGGGCCAAGTTTTTGATGAAACAAGGCAGTGTGGAGGGCTTTAACATTAATGGCACCCTGGAGGGCATTCCCATTGCCTACATTCAAAACACCACCACCTTTGATATCATCCCCAAAATTTATCCCCTAGCCCAGTGGGTGCCAGTGCAAGACCGGGAGGAAGGCATTGCTAAATTGGATGGGGGCCAGGTGAAGGCCGTTGTCAGCGATGGCATTTTGCTAGTGGGGGAACTGCTTAAACAGGGCAAAAACCCAGCTGAATACGCTCTAGGACCTTATCAACCCATTACCACGGAACTTTACGCTTGCATTCTGCCCCAGGGGGACGGAGACTGGAAACGCTTTGTGGATGAAGTAATTTCTAGCACGGAAAACCATGATTTGCTCCAGGAATGGTTCAACATTGACCAAACCAATGTGGTGCGGGTTGATCCCCTTTAG
- the pipX gene encoding transcriptional coactivator PipX, translated as MSNEIYLNHPTFGLLYQICFLDDNQEIFTTLYAQRLFFLVKTTPNNTQFEPITRADAKLLIENRLRFLRRAGDFKAYDVLAKLHKNTF; from the coding sequence ATGAGTAACGAAATTTACCTTAACCATCCGACCTTCGGGCTTTTGTATCAGATTTGTTTCTTGGATGATAATCAGGAGATTTTTACTACCCTTTATGCCCAAAGGTTATTTTTTTTGGTAAAAACGACGCCGAACAATACCCAATTTGAACCCATTACCAGGGCGGATGCCAAACTATTAATTGAAAATCGCCTGAGGTTTCTACGCCGGGCCGGGGATTTTAAGGCCTATGACGTGTTGGCAAAGTTACATAAAAACACTTTTTGA
- a CDS encoding aminodeoxychorismate/anthranilate synthase component II — MILVIDNYDSFTYNLVQYLGELGQKYAVAEDLKVYRNDQISLEEVKSLQPDAIVISPGPGRPDDAGISLQLIEKLSASTPILGVCLGHQSIGQVFGGKVVAAPELMHGKTSQIYHQQQGIFAGLASPVQATRYHSLIVERESLPECLEVTAWLADGMVMAFQHRDYPHVQSVQFHPESILTKEGKQMLENFLQSLG; from the coding sequence TTGATTCTGGTCATAGATAACTACGACAGTTTTACCTACAACCTCGTTCAGTATTTAGGCGAATTGGGGCAGAAATACGCCGTAGCCGAAGATCTGAAGGTGTATCGCAACGATCAAATTAGCCTCGAAGAAGTTAAATCCCTCCAGCCCGATGCCATTGTTATTTCCCCCGGCCCTGGCCGTCCCGATGACGCGGGCATTTCCCTCCAGTTAATTGAAAAGCTCAGCGCCTCCACGCCGATTTTAGGCGTTTGCCTGGGGCACCAGAGTATTGGCCAAGTATTTGGGGGCAAGGTGGTGGCCGCCCCGGAATTGATGCACGGCAAAACTTCCCAGATCTACCATCAACAACAGGGCATTTTTGCTGGTCTAGCCAGTCCCGTGCAAGCAACCCGTTACCACAGTCTGATCGTTGAGCGGGAGAGTTTGCCGGAGTGCCTGGAGGTGACGGCCTGGTTGGCCGACGGCATGGTAATGGCTTTTCAGCACCGGGACTATCCCCATGTGCAGAGTGTGCAATTCCATCCGGAAAGTATTCTCACGAAGGAAGGGAAGCAAATGCTGGAAAACTTTCTGCAGAGTCTCGGTTAG